The genome window GGAGGATGCGGCCAACAACTATGCCCGTGGCCACTACACCATCGGTAAGGAGATCGTTGACGTGGTCCTGGACAGGATTCGCAAGTTGGCGGATCAGTGCACGGGTCTGCAGGGATTCCTGGTCTTCCACTCCTTCGGCGGCGGCACTGGCTCTGGATTTACGTCGCTGCTGATGGAGCGTCTGTCCGTGGACTATGGAAAGAAGTCAAAGCTGGAGTTCTCCATTTACCCAGCACCACAAGTAAGTCATTTGCATATGGATATTATATCATTTGCTTGAGCATTTATAGAAGACCAATTAACATAATTAGTATATGACATGGGAAATTAGTCTTCGAAAGATAATCTAATAATGGATTTGTAACTTCCTGCTAGGTGTCCACAGCTGTGGTCGAGCCATACAACTCGATCTTAACCACCCACACAACGCTGGAGCACTCGGACTGTGCGTTTATGGTTGACAACGAGGCAATCTACGACATCTGCCGGCGCAACTTGGATATCGAGCGACCCACCTACATGAATCTCAATCGCCTAATTGGCCAGATCGTTTCCTCCATTACGGCCTCGTTGCGCTTCGATGGAGCCCTGAATGTGGATCTGACCGAGTTCCAGACCAATTTGGTGCCCTACCCACGCATCCATTTCCCGCTGGCGACATACGCTCCCGTCATTTCCGTGGAGAAGGCCTACCACGAGCAGCTGACCGTGGCCGAGATCACCAATGCCTGCTTCGAGCCGGCCAACCAGATGGTCAAGTGTGATCCGCGTCGCGGCAAGTACATGGCCTGCTGCATGCTCTACCGCGGTGATGTGGTGCCCAAGGATGTGAACGCAGCCATTGCCACCATCAAGACCAAGCGCTCCATCCAGTTCGTGGACTGGTGTCCCACGGGCTTCAAGGTGGGCATCAACTACCAGCCACCCACCGTTGTTCCTGGCGGAGATCTGGCCAAGGTGCAGCGCGCCGTCTGCATGCTGTCCAATACCACTGCCATTGCCGAGGCCTGGGCCCGTCTGGATCACAAGTTCGATCTGATGTACGCCAAGAGGGCCTTCGTCCACTGGTACGTGGGTGAGGGCATGGAGGAGGGCGAGTTTGCCGAGGCTCGCGAGGATCTCGCTGCCCTCGAGAAGGACTACGAGGAGGTGGGCATTGACTCCACCACCGAGTTGGGGGAGGATGAGGAATACTAGAGAGGACGTTATCAACAATGATACAACCACACAAACTTTATAAACATCACTTTCTATCTACCAAATACCAATGCATAAACTTTCGCAATAAAACAGTTTAACCCAAATGCTTAAAATAGCTTATTTAAATGGGAAATATTCGTctttaaatggattttaacttttttgtttaatatgaTTAAGACTTTCTCATATACAGAAATTGGTGGTAAGTCGGCATATATTTATTGGAAATTATCGCTCTTTcttattgttttaaatattaatttgaatttggcaaatttttgttgactttaaaaagtttttaattttttaaatcgTTACGTGTAATGGAGCCTTAAGATGCATTTCGAAAGGCATGCGCAAAAATGTGTACACATTTTTCTCGCAAATTCAGTAGTCGAAGACGTACCTTTTCAGGAGTAGCAGCGAAAAATATTCTTAAGATagtttttaagtttaaattcattttacatatatgtgaaaaattgtattaaatCATTCGTTcgttattaaatataatattgtTCTTTGGAAACCTCAGTGAATGTTATTTAATTGTAAATGCACATGCAAAATTGCATTCTCTTTTGTCTGCAAAATTGTATGTGCATGTATGTATTTGAAAAATTTAAGTCTAGTCTGTTAAGTTAATTAAGATATTGTTGAGTAGTCTAGGCAGAAAAACTTATTCTAAAAAGTAACAGTTTAGACAGTTTTTATACACAAATTTTATGATATGTATACATATGAAATATGAATATTCTATTTACCCATATACCCCTTAAAATAATCAATGCCCCCAACGAATACAGACAATGCAAATCTACGAccatacaaaatacaaaatacatattaatatttattcgcCTTTACACAAAAAGCTCATGTATATCGAatataaaactatttttgcaGGATCTTCTAATGTGATGAAAACTATACCTAAAGTCATATCTCTTCTATATCTTTCTTCTTTTCCTATAAAGCATTTAATACTTAATAtgtatttcacaatttacatatattcttattttagGTGCTTACAATGACAAggctatatattttttcattaCAGGAATTTTAGTAAAGAAATCGTAAGATGGTCCTGTCTGCAAAATTCATATACTCCTTCATTTAAGTTTATCGTATATCTAATACGTACGTCCGTTTGCTTGTCCGTCCGATTGTTTGTCCGTCCGTTTGTTTGTCCGTCCGTTTGTTTGTCTGTCCGTTTGTTTGTCCGTCCGATTGTTTGTGCTTTTTTAGCAAAATAAGTTGTGTCTGGTTTCCTTGCCACCTATGCAAACCCCTTCTGAGATCTTAAACTTGTTATATGCATAAATATGATAAATGCATTCTATGAATAATCTTTATATTTACAGATTAACTGCACCCGCAAAACCGGATGAAGttgcaatttatttgtaacatttaaaattaaatcaaacatttaaagaatgtttaatttaatttacattgAATTCATTTAACACTGGGCCTATAATTTTAGTAGGGATTAAGCCTTATAAACCTTATATGTTAAATATTCATAACTTTTAGGGAAAGTCTCATCTCAATGATAGTACGCGAAAAACAAgctaaatttaaatatgtgATTCGGAGTTTTACAGGAAAGGCGGCATATGAGAAAAGATAGTTTTATTGAAATGACACCTAATGACAGACGAAAAAGAGATTATTTCTGTGTTTTTGCATATGCCCATCTCTTGGGTAAAGGATCAATGGTAATGATTATacattttagttttaaaaacaTGCATCGGATACATGACGACGAGTATTCCGATGATGCCAAGGAATCGGACTTCAAGGGTTCGATTCAGAAGGAGATATCAGTGAAGGCGCGACACCAAATTTCCATACCGGACATATGCTCAGATGCTGTTAAGAACAATTGCTTTCCGCCGACTGGCTTTCTCAATAGCTCGATCGCCTTTGCCTCACATGTTGTTAAGTGCAGCTCACCGGCCTCGAGCATCGAGGAATCCTCTACGGCGGCCCAGCAGCACGAATCCAATCCCCACATGCACATGCAGGGTCAGCATATGATGGCTCCCGTTCCCGATCTCGGTTTCTACAATGTGCCCGAGTTCATATCCGAGCAGGAGAAGCTCATGTTCTCCGACGCGGAGAGGTTCATGCGGTCGAAGGATAATGAGGTGTGCAACAATGATTTCAGCTATATGCACGATGAGTTCGCCATGCGCAAGTACTATCATCCGTTATTTGCTCATGGCATATGCCGCTGGCCTGGTTGCGAAATGGATTTGGAGGACATCACATCGTTTGTCAAGTAGGTGGAGTACAATAAGAGGTATGAATTGATTATATAGGGTATGTTATCTAACTAGGCATCTGAATACGGAACATGGTTTGGACGATCGATCAACTGCACAGGCTCGGGTTCAAATGCAAGTTGTCTCCCAGCTGGAATCCCACCTGCAAAAGGAAAGAGATCGCTTGCAGGCAATGATGCATCACTTGTACTTGTCCAAGCAACTTTTGTCACCCACCAAAATCGATAGGAAGGTAAGTTCCCTTATACGTGAGTAAGTAAGTGAGTATGatgaaaactttaaaaattaaaGGACGTGCCCGGAAGGGAGGGAAAGTTTTGCCGGAGTCCGCTTACCGTGAATAGCATAGGCCGACCCATCCGCCAAACAAACTCACCGAGTCCTCTGAATCTTCCAATGGTTAATTCCACCAACTTGTGCTCGATCAAAAAGAGAAACCACGacaaaaatacattttccatAAATGGGGGTAAGATTTGGAGAAATGTACTATTactataaataataatggcTTTGAATATAGGATTACCCTATATGCTTGAAAGAGCCGGTCTTGATGTGCAACAGGGTAAGTAAACTATGTAGACTGATCAACTTGTTGTCTATTCGTCTTGTGCTTCTGGAAGACATATAATATGAtaagaatttaaattttcagaAATCCATCGAAACAGAGAGTTTTATAAGAACGCTGATGTACGACCGCCTTTTACTTATGCTTCCCTCATAAGACAGGTAATTCAAACATTCAATATCCTAATATtacaaaaatttattttattttatttatatataggcTATAATTGACTCCCCTGACAAGCAGTTAACCCTAAACGAAATCTACAACTGGTTCCAAAACACATTTTGCTATTTCCGGCGCAACGCAGCTACGTGGAAGGTAAAATGGCTCATATAAATCTTCTTTCCTCCATattatctatatatttatgcaacatagctttaatttaaatatttatgctatatatgatatgatatcTATGATATCCGTCCGTATAAAGTTCGTTTGTCCGATTGGCGTTCGTAGCTTGTCCGCTGTATATATACTACCTTTTCCACATTGTCCAACACTTTGCCAATATTTTAGAGTATAATAGATCTTAATATAAGTGATATATAACAAGGTAAGTTACACAGGTCTGACCCTGTTTTATTCCATTTCCTATTTATATGTCTTAAGATAATCAAATTAAGTTTGGTCTATGCTAACTGATAATATATACCATTAGAACGCAGTCCGGCACAATCTGTCCCTTCATAAGTGCTTTATGCGGGTTGAGAATGTGAAAGGAGCAGTTTGGACTGTCGACGAGATTGAGTTTTACAAAAGACGACCGCAGCGCACTGCTGGCATTGGTAACAACCTAACTGGTGCTACCAATTCGCCGGACACTAACTATTTTGTAGCCATGAACATTGGGTATGTGGGCCTCAAATAGAGTTTAATACTACTCACTTTGCTCCAAACTCCTTCCATTTTGCTCTGTTagtaaatatacatatgccATTGCATGCATGATCCTATATCGAAATGATATAATATGACATTATACGATCTTTTTACAGCGCATATTGTAAACAGTGACTCTAATCTCTTAGTGGTAGAAGCCCAATATGATGTCCGTCTGCTCATcggtctgtctgtctgtctgcctgTCCAGGAATTTAGCTGGTGAAGATTATCCAGGTTTTCGCGTgcaatgaaaaatgaaaataagaaGACCGAAGACAAATGAACTAACCTTAATATCTCAATGAACTTTTTCTTCCTTTCACGATAATGCAATTTCCTGTT of Drosophila mauritiana strain mau12 chromosome 3R, ASM438214v1, whole genome shotgun sequence contains these proteins:
- the LOC117143491 gene encoding tubulin alpha-2 chain, yielding MRECISVHIGQAGVQIGNACWELYCLEHGIQPDGHMPSDKTVGGGDDSFSTFFSETGAGKHVPRAVFVDLEPTVVDEVRTGTYRQLFHPEQLITGKEDAANNYARGHYTIGKEIVDVVLDRIRKLADQCTGLQGFLVFHSFGGGTGSGFTSLLMERLSVDYGKKSKLEFSIYPAPQVSTAVVEPYNSILTTHTTLEHSDCAFMVDNEAIYDICRRNLDIERPTYMNLNRLIGQIVSSITASLRFDGALNVDLTEFQTNLVPYPRIHFPLATYAPVISVEKAYHEQLTVAEITNACFEPANQMVKCDPRRGKYMACCMLYRGDVVPKDVNAAIATIKTKRSIQFVDWCPTGFKVGINYQPPTVVPGGDLAKVQRAVCMLSNTTAIAEAWARLDHKFDLMYAKRAFVHWYVGEGMEEGEFAEAREDLAALEKDYEEVGIDSTTELGEDEEY
- the LOC117143489 gene encoding forkhead box protein P1 isoform X1 is translated as MRKDSFIEMTPNDRRKRDYFCVFAYAHLLGKGSMVMIIHFSFKNMHRIHDDEYSDDAKESDFKGSIQKEISVKARHQISIPDICSDAVKNNCFPPTGFLNSSIAFASHVVKCSSPASSIEESSTAAQQHESNPHMHMQGQHMMAPVPDLGFYNVPEFISEQEKLMFSDAERFMRSKDNEVCNNDFSYMHDEFAMRKYYHPLFAHGICRWPGCEMDLEDITSFVKHLNTEHGLDDRSTAQARVQMQVVSQLESHLQKERDRLQAMMHHLYLSKQLLSPTKIDRKDVPGREGKFCRSPLTVNSIGRPIRQTNSPSPLNLPMVNSTNLCSIKKRNHDKNTFSINGGLPYMLERAGLDVQQEIHRNREFYKNADVRPPFTYASLIRQAIIDSPDKQLTLNEIYNWFQNTFCYFRRNAATWKNAVRHNLSLHKCFMRVENVKGAVWTVDEIEFYKRRPQRTAGIGNNLTGATNSPDTNYFVAMNIGYVGLK
- the LOC117143489 gene encoding forkhead box protein P1 isoform X2, yielding MRKDSFIEMTPNDRRKRDYFCVFAYAHLLGKGSMVMIIHFSFKNMHRIHDDEYSDDAKESDFKGSIQKEISVKARHQISIPDICSDAVKNNCFPPTGFLNSSIAFASHVVKCSSPASSIEESSTAAQQHESNPHMHMQGQHMMAPVPDLGFYNVPEFISEQEKLMFSDAERFMRSKDNEVCNNDFSYMHDEFAMRKYYHPLFAHGICRWPGCEMDLEDITSFVKHLNTEHGLDDRSTAQARVQMQVVSQLESHLQKERDRLQAMMHHLYLSKQLLSPTKIDRKDVPGREGKFCRSPLTVNSIGRPIRQTNSPSPLNLPMVNSTNLCSIKKRNHDKNTFSINGGLPYMLERAGLDVQQEIHRNREFYKNADVRPPFTYASLIRQAIIDSPDKQLTLNEIYNWFQNTFCYFRRNAATWKNAIRTNLSLHKCFVRYEDDFGSFWMVDDNEFVKRRHLSRGRPRKYEPSSSPNSCQSGNGVPTDKNPCDNCTQHCTSLPPGADNPLDSNNPNDLGRIGCLPYCGSDGLSKASKDYSNMDSGMVESNSHLAIDEYSTNMYESSANEHNR